CATTCGCCGAGAATCCGGCTTCGAACAGCGCGAACATAAAATCGACCGCATCAAACACACTCGTGAAACTGCGCTTTGCAACACCGCCATTCACAAGTTTCAAAGGCTCGCCGCGTACAAGCGCCGACGAGAAATTCGCAAGCACACGCGGAATGCCCGAACCATCGACGCCCGGCATAAAGTCCATGTACGGCCCGACAAAGTTGAACGGACGAACCACGGTCCACTTCAAATTCTTGAGACCCGCAATATAGCGTTCCGTCAAGAGCTTTGCGGTCGCATAGCTCCAGCGGCTCGCCGTCACCGGCCCAAAAGTAAGTTCGGATTCGTCCTCAACGAGCAAGCCAGAATCGGCCGACGTGCGCCCGTAAATTTCGGACGTCGAGAAATGAATGAGCCAAGAGCCTGACTTTGCACAAGCATCCGCCAGCGCCGCCGGATGGTCGTAATTGCTGCGGATAACTTCAGGAGCTTCAGCCATATAGCGGCTCGGTGTGCAAATCGCCGCAAGGTTCACGACGACTGGATACTTTGCAATACGTTCAACGACTCTCTTATCGGCGAGGTCCGCCACCATAAACTCGCAACGTTCGTCGTTTAGTCTATGCTGGATCCTGTAAAAATCCAAATCAACGCCAAAAACGCGCCACTGGGTGCGCGTCAAAATAGCATCGAGAAGGTGACAACCAATAAAACCACCGCAACCGACAATAGCTACGGTGATACTTTGGTCATTGAACTTTAGGTTCATTACTTCGTGACCGTGAACTCACCAGAGTTCGCGCCCTTATTCGTCTTATTGTACGGAACTACACGAATATAGCCGGTCTTGGTTTCCTTAACCTTACTTGCATCAAGAGTCACTTCCGCTTCATAGCAAGTCTTACCATCGGCCTGGCCTGCAGGACCAACAGATTCTGCAGTAAGACCCTCGCCCTGATCGTCTTTGCCTGTTTTGAACTTGATCATATAACCAGAATCATCAACATCGGAGCCAAAGATAACGGTGATTTTCTGACCGATCTTGAAGGTTTCGCCTTTGGTCGGATAAACAACCTTGACGCCACCCGTCACAGAGCAATCGAACTTGTCAGTTGCATTAGACGGAGAATCTTCTTCACCGCAAGCAAGGAATGCAAGGGAGCTAGCCAAGAGCAGAGCATGAGAAAACTTCATATAAACCTCTATTGATGTTTAGTTTAACTGTTTAACAATATAAAAATTTGGGAAGACAACAAGATAAAACGGTCACTTATTTCATTGATTGTATCAAGGAATCCAGTTTTCGCGTAAGTCTTTGACCACCAACATAACTCAAATGGTCGTAATCATAGGCCATTTCATCTGTATAGTCATGGTCACCCATTTTATTTTCATCTACAAATACGAAATTCGAATACTTTTTCTGCCAATTCTCTAAAGAATCAATCAGCGATTTCGCAGTGCTGCGACGCATTCCGTGACGGCCATAGGAACCTGTAGTTTTGTAATAGGGAGATTGCGGGAATACTACGCCAATAAGAACAACATCTTTTTCCTTGGTTGCTGCAATCAAATTTTTAAGGCGGTCCATATCCTTTGTATAGGCACGACTGTCGCTCCACGTAGAATCTTCGACAATCGGATTTTCATTATAACCACCAACCGTCCATCCAGCAGATTCCAGCCAAATCCATCCATGATTTTCATTCATGAGATCTCTCAAATAATCGATTCCGTTCGTATAAACTGCATTCAGTTCCTTATACTGAGACGGAACGCCATCCTTCCAATAGGAATGACTCTTATCGTACTCAAAACCAATATTGCCACTAACATTCTTATTGAAATTCTCACCTTTCTTTTTATACCACAAATCAAAATCAAGACTAACAATAAGATATTTCAGTTTTTTACAGTGCGGCAATACATAATTGTCAGCCAAAGTGCCAATAACATCCATGTCGTTTGGAATGGTCGCCATATTGAATGCATAACCGGACTCCACCTCTTGAGCAACAAATCCAGAACTCACACGGGATGATCCCAAGGCAACAATTTCAACAGTATCAGAAACAGCCCAAAAGCCGTTCATTTTGTGAGTGATAAGAGGGGCGTCTTGTCCAACATAATACATGCCGGCACTATCCAGATCAAGTTCATCATAGTGGGCTGCATTCATTGGACTTACCCAGAAACTCGGATGCCACAGTTCATCGCCTTCAACAAGTTCCACGATATCAGAAGTTTCAAGATTGACAAGAGCAATTTTGGCATGAGCGTCATTTACATTAACAAGAGTTACAATAGCATAGTCTTTCAAGCCGCTCACCCATTCAGTATGATCAAAAGTGAATCCCTTGGGCGAGGCAACAGATTTAATCAGCTTGCCTTTTTTATCCGCAATGAGAATGCGTTCATGTACGCGATAGCTTTTTCCCACAAATTTCCTTCCTGTTTCACTGCCAAAGTCAAGGAACAGCGTACGATGGGAATCATCTTTGGCCAAGGAAACATTGCATGCCTGTTCGCCGTTATACCAGACGGTGTCACGGGCAGAACCTTTAGACGGTGTAATCCGAGCGCGTAAAAGCTTGGAACCCGAGACCGCCAACGAACCATCCGTGCTGACACCACCGTGATACGCGCCATCAAATAACTTCTGCGGTGTTCCGAACTTTTCACCCGCAAACGAGACTTGCCATGTCGACTTTTTCTTGAAGGTCGCATCAACGCTATTATCGCCAGCGTCGCTCACAAATACAATGACAGTATCCCCATCCGGGAGAATACGCCATCGCGGGATGGCTGCGTTTTCAAAGTCAAGTTTCTGGAGTCCCGTACCAGCATCGGCTAAATCACGAACATAGACTTGGGATTTACTGGACGTACCTTCAAGACCAGTACAGAATACGACACGTCTACCATCTGGAGATATTTCAGGATGATAAACTTCTATAGTATCCTTGATTTCCATGATGTTTGAAAAACCATTTGAGTAGTCAATGAAGACAAGATTTCCCGAGACTTCGTTACGAAAAGCAAGCTTTACCCTGAAAGACCCCACCAAAGAACGCACCCTTGTAAAATTGGCAACAGCTTTCATAGTCCCCGTCTGGTCGGTCCCTTCATCACCAGCCCAAGATGCATTTGGGATGGCTCCATACGCAAGGCGAAATCCGACATATTCAGCGCGAGTTCCCGAAGTCACCGTATAAATATCACCACGACTGTAGAGGTTTATAGCACCGGAAGCATCGCGGTAGCTCCCACCTTTAACCACACGCTGTCCAATGGCGCGACCTTCTGATGCGCCGACATAATTCAGATAAGTCGTGTCGCGGAAATTTCCCATCCAGTCATTAACAAATTCCAGAGCGTTCCCCATGATGTCGCAAAGCTCATTTTTCTTAGTAGCTTTTGCACAAACCGGGTGCAATTCGTAACCCGAATTATCGGAAGTCCAGCTGTTTTTCTTTTTTCCAAATTTATTGGCGGCAAAGACCCATTCGGCTTCGGTCGGCAAGCGGAAGGCTTCTTTTTCGGGACTAAACACAAGGGATTCCAAACCTGTGCAATGTTTTTCTTCATCAAAGGAACTCTTGCTATAAGTGTAGGCCGTATCTTTGCCAGCAGCCTTGCTTTTCGCATTAGCGAAGAGAACCGCGTCGTAATAAGAAATATCCGTTGCCGGGAGGCTATCGTTTGAACATTTCAGAACAAGGCCTGTTTCTGTGCGCATAAGACTATCGAACTCGCCGCAAGTCACCTCGCTTTTGGCCATGTAAAAATTGTAATCGAATTCGACCTTCATCTGCGGGCGTTCGCTAGGCTTTGCATTTTCATTGTCCGTACCAAGCGTAACGTTGGCGTTCGATGCAGGAATCGGCAACAACCCTTCCAGAAATGCCGGTAAGTCATCAAGATTGTCTGTAGAGGAACTATGCGAACCCGATTCCGAGCACGCAAGGAAGAAAAGACAGGAGAGTCCAAGAATATAGAAACGCATAGCATAAATATACAAATCTATACGAATCCAGATGCAATTTTTTGAGCAGGTTTATGCTCGGCTTTTTTAATCTTTCAGCAGTTCCGGGTGTTTTTCGGAGATGCGGCGGGCAAGGTACACAAACGGCGTGTCCATGAGCGACGTCACGATGAAAATACCATAGCCGAACACGAGAATTTCGCCAATGGTATTCCACGGGAAAACGCCCGCAAACGCAAGCAAGTTGAACACGACCACGTTAATCAGCTGGCTCACAAGCGTAGAACCATTGTTACGCAACCACAGGAATCCTTTGCGATTGCCGAACTTCTTTTCGGACCATTTCCAGACGGCGTGGTAAGCCCAAACGTCATACGCTTCGCAGACGGCATAGGCAAACAAGCTCGCGAGCATCACGCGAGGCGTATTCGAGAACACCGTACGGATCGGTTCGGCCATTGTATCGCCTGCAGCCGGGATGTACAAAAACCAGCTTTGCGAAATGAGAATAAACGTCACATTCGCGAGGATGCCGATTTTCACGCAACGGCTCGCCTCCTTTTTGCCATAGATTTCGCTCATCATATCCGTTGCGAGGAAGGAGGATGCAAAGATGACATTGCCGAGCGTCGTATCAAGCCCAAAAGCGTGCACGAGAATCAAGACTTCGATATTTGCGGCAATCGTTGCAATGACGGTCCAAGCGAAAATGCCCTGTTTGCCAAAGAAGCGGAAGAAAGCGACGAGACCTCCAAAGAACACGAAAATGGAGGCAATCATAAGGAGTTCGTTTTGTAGAGGCATGGGGTATGAGGTCGGCGCTTCGCGCCTTTGAGGTTGTGAGGTTAAATTTTTTAGAATTGTAAAATAAAGAATTTCTAGCTTTTTCTTTAGAATATAAGCATTAGCTCAAAGCGAGTGTAACGAGCGTACCCATACCCCAAAGCAGCCCTGAAAGGGATGCGTGCTCAACGCCTTCTATCTATCGCAGAAAACAAGCGATTCTTGGCGATAGCTTCGAATTCGGTACCCGGCTTGCCGTAGTTTGCAAACGGATAAAGCGAAATGCCACCGCGCGGCATAAAGATGCCTTCGACTTCAATGTACTTCGGGTCGAGTAATTTCACCAAGTCCTTCATGATGATGTTCACGCAGTCTTCATGGAAGTCCCCGTGATTGCGGAACGAGAACATGTAAAGCTTGAGCGACTTGGATTCCACCAAATACTGGTCCGGAATGTAGTTGATCTTGATTTCGGCAAAGTCCGGCTGACCGGTTTTCGGGCAAAGGCTCGTGAATTCCGGGCAGTTGAACGTGACCATGTAATCGTTACCCGGATGCTTGTTCGGGAACTTTTCGAGCACTTCGGGGCTGTAAGTGGTCTTGTACTGGGTCTTGTTATTGCCGAGCAGCGTAACGCCTTCGAGTTCAGCTTCTGAACGCATAAAGTCTCCTAGTTTTGTTTTAAGTCAGGATGGTTTTCGAACTGACCGATTTTGAGCACAAATATAGAAAAAAGAATGCTAAGCAATCTTTCGCACGAATCAAAAAGCAAGTGCATTCACCCAATAACAGACAGCGGTAATCACAGAAAGCGGCGTCATCACAATTTTTTCTTTTTTGCTTTTCGAGAACATATTTCCGAAACAATTCAGCGTCAAATAAACCGCAAAGGCTATTCCAACAATTTTAGTGACTTTATGAGAAAACCACAGGGACATATAGCCACCGAGCTGCAAAAGTATAACGGCAAAGAAAACCTGCAAAAGCAACTGTACCGCAAGCACAATACGCAATTTTGCAGGAAAAACTTTAAAATGACCACCCAAGGTGAACGCGCCTAGCGGAGCTCCGAAAATCAAGGCAACACTCATTATAACAACGAGAAATAGCAGAACCGCACCGATTATTGCTGTCATAAGAACCTCCAAGAATTGATTTAAATATAACTCCAAAGCAAGGACTTATTAGCAGTCAACTAGAGATTCATAGATGTTTTGTCAATGGAAGTTTTCACCCCAAGAGGGACATTCCTATGTTTTCGAGGTATTTTATTGTTACGTGCTGTTTCCTAAAAAAATCTGGGGTCGCAATGAGTATAAAATCAACGGTATTTAAGGCACTCGCTTTTACATTCGCCGCATCAACATTTTCTTTTGCGGGTGTAGGCATGGCCGATGGAGCTTCCAAATTTTTAGGCAACACCACTACCTTTGGCGAAATCCCTGACGACTTTGGAACTTACTGGAACCAGATTACCGCCGAATACGAATGTACTTGGATTAATGTCGAAAAAGAACGCGGCAAGTACGACTGGTCAGGCTGCGACCTCGCCTACAACTGGGCCAAAGCAAATAACGCCCATTTCACATTCCACACCCTTTTGTGGGGATCCCTAAAACCAGAGTGGTTGAACAAGCTCGATGTTAACGAAACAAAAAAGGCTTTTACTGATTGGCTCGATGCGGTTAAAGAACACTACCCCGATCTCGAAATGATTGAAGTAGTCAATGAGGCCGTCAAAACGAGCAACAACTATCACTCCAATTTTAAAACATCCAAGCTAATCGAGGCTCTTGGCGGCAACGATGACGACTACAAATTTGTGGTGACCGCGTTCAAAATGGCGCGTGAGCGTTGGCCAGAGGCAATACTCATATACAACGACTACAACACAATTTTGTGGCAAAAGAACGAGGGGATTGACCTTATCAAGAAAATCAAGGCCCAGGGCGCTCCTGTTGATGCTTACGGAATGCAGTTCCACGAAACAACACTACAAGGCTCTGGTTATCAATGCCTCCGTTCTACGACACTCAAGCGCGTTCTTCATGAAGCCCATGAGCAAACCGGCCTCCCGATATACATCACCCAATACGATGTCGGAACCAACAATGACGATTTCCAAAAGGAATGCTACCAAGAACATATTCCCTTGTTGATGGAAACAGAATATGTGAAGGGCATTACCCTTTGGGGCTACGTTTATGGCAAGACATGGCTTACAGAAGGCAACTCCGGCCTTATCAAAGACGGCGTTGAACGCCCGGCATTGACGTGGCTCAAGGAATATTTCAAGAATCCGAACGCCGTCCGTTACGGTCGTGGAATAGCCGATGGGGCATACAAACATCTTGGCAACATGATTGCCGACAACCAGGAAATCCCCGAGGATTTTCAAGCCTACTGGAACCAAGTTTCACCCGAAAATGCATGCACGTGGACCGTCATCGAAAAAGAACGCGGCAAGTACGACTGGACGGGCTGCGATAACGTCTATTACTGGGCACAAACGAAGAATGTGCCATTCAATTTTCGCAGCTTGCTTTGGGGAACTCATACACCCAATTGGCTCTACAACCTTGATGTCGATGAAACCAAGAAGGCCGTTGAAAACTGGTTTGACAAAGCCGCCATGCGTTACCCCGAACCATACATGATCGAAGTGGTAAACGGGGGTTCCCGCGACAGCTATGGTCATTACCATTCAGGATTCGGGAGCGGCAATAAAATCATCGAAGCTCTCGGTGGCGACAATGATGACTACAAATTCATAGCCACGGCATTCAAGATGGCCCGTAAGCGCTGGCCCAAAGCAATCCTAACTTTGAACGACTACGATGATTACGGCTGGAAAAACAATCAAGGCGCCGAAGTTATCAAAAAAATCCAGGAGCAGGGCGCACCCGTCGATGCGTACCAAATAATTTTCGCCCCACTCGTCCAAGGCTCCGGCCCGGAAGCGCAATGTTTTAGCTCCGAACGCATCCAAAGCGGCATTCAGGAAATCTACGACAAAATAAAGCTCCCGTTGTTTATTACTGAATATAGCGTCGGCACAAGCAGCGATAGCCTTCAAAAAGCATGCTATTCCGAACATATCCCGCTCTTTATGGAATCGGAATACATTGCAGGCGTCGCCCTCAATGAATCTAATCCCGGACTTATTAAGGACGGCGTGGATCGCCATGCAATGACTTGGCTCAAGGAATATTTCAACGAGCACTTCTACGACAGCAAAAACATGTGGTACGAAAAAGGAATCGAGAGACATCCGCTAGATTCGCTTGATTCAATCGCCTTGGAACAGCCAATCGCCATTGGCGATAATGGTGGCAAGTTCGGCAACAAGATTCGCTTAGAACAGAACTCGCTCCAGAATTACGATGTGTTCGATGTGCAAGGCGTACGCTTGGGCAAGCTCTCGGCCTACAGCTTTAACGATGCATCAACAAAGCTCAAGTCCGCCAGCAACGCGAAAACTTCGGGAATCTACTTCTTGCTGAGCCGCACCACCGGCAAAATGCAAAGCGTTAGAGTGGCGAGATAAGGAAAATCGGCGTTGACGCAATCTCAATTTTATATAAAAAAAGAGAATCCCCACAAAATTATTTTTTGTATATTACACCTTGATCTTTTTAAAAAGGAGTACAAATGAAAAAGTCAATTATTGCAGGAATAAGTGTATTGGCATTGAGTCTTATCGGTTGCGATTTATCGACCGATTCCGATAATGCCGGTAGCAAAGTCAACTACCAGTGTTCCGTTTCTTATAGCGGTCGCGCCTTGGATGTTGTCATTGATCATCCGGATCTCAAACAAACACTTAAGGCTCGCGTTAACTTAGGTGGCGCTGGTGAAGATCCGTTCTACGAAATTGAATCGACATACAGCTACAACACCGCAGAAGAAGCAGAAGCCGCATGCGCCGCCAAGAAAACGGAAATTGAAAACGGTCTCAACTACGTAAAACCAGGCCGTGTAGAATGCGCATCAAATTCGGTGACCACTTACGAATACACCGAAACCAAAGCATCTGATAGCTATCGCGATACCTACCAGAAGAAGTGCGACGATTTTGCAGCAGCCAATCGATAACACAACTCGTATCAACTTTTCAAATATAGGTTCCGCGATTTGCGGAACTTTTTTTGAACCCATCAGCTTTTTGCCCTAATGAGCAGTAAAAATTTTTACGGCAGAAAATTTTTACTACATTTCGAGCCATGAATCAAGAAACACCCGATACTACTCTAGGTTTATCTAACGTCAATCACCTAGAACGACTTTATGACGGCTGGTTCCTCGATTACGCCAGCTATGTGATTTTGGACCGTGCGGTCCCGTATTTTGAAGATGGCCTGAAGCCTGTTCAGCGCCGTATTTTGCATTCCATGTTCGAAAACCACGACGGACGCTACCAGAAGGTGGCGACGATTGTCGGTCGAACGATGGCTTACCACCCGCATGGTGACGCCTCCATCGGCGATGCTCTTGTGGGTCTCGGTCAGAAGAATTTGCTTATCGACACCCAGGGTAACTGGGGTAACCCCTACACGGGCGACCGCGCTGCAGCACCCCGTTATATCGAAGGCCGCCTCACGCCGTTCGCTGTCGATGTCGTGTTCAACCCCGAAACGACAGAATGGATCCCGAGTTACGATGGCCGTAGCGAAGAACCGGTCACGCTCCCGGTCAAGTTCCCGCTGCTTTTGGCTCAGGGCGTCGACGGTATCGCCGTCGGTCTTTCGACTTCCATCCTCCCCCACAACTTCCGCGAACTCTGCGAGGCTAGCATCGCCTGTTTGCGCGGCAAGAAGTTTACGCTTTACCCGGACTTTTTCACGGGCGGCATTATCGATGTGTCGGACTACAACGACGGTCAACGCGGGGGCAAGGTCAAGGTCCGCGCGAAGATTGAAAAGGTCGACAACAAGACGCTCGCCATCCGCGAAATTCCGTACGGCACCACGACCGTCAGCTTGATCGAAAGCATTGTCAAGGCAAACGACAAGGGCAAAATCAAGATCAAGCACGTGGACGACAACACGAGCCAGGGCGTCGAAATTCTCGTACACTTGCAGCCGGGGACGGACCCGCAGGTGGCCATCGATGCTCTCTACGCCTTTACGGACTGTGAAAAATCGCTTTCTCCATGCACGTGCGTCATCATCGACAAGCACCCGAAATTTGTCGGTGTTTCTGACATCTTGAAGCTCAACACCGAACACACCGTAAAGCTTTTGGAATGGGAACTCGCCAACGAGCTCAAGCACCTCGAAGACAAGTGGCACATGACCACGCTCGAAAAAATCTTTATCGAGAAGGAAGTCTACGAAGTCATCAAAAAGGCTAAGGACCGTGAACAAATTATCCGCCTCGTTCGCGAAGGCCTCACGCCGTACCTCAAGCGTCTGCACCGCCAGACCGTTACGGACGAAGAAATCGGCAAGCTCATTGAAATTCCGATCCGTCGCATAAGC
This is a stretch of genomic DNA from Fibrobacter sp. UWB4. It encodes these proteins:
- a CDS encoding NAD-dependent epimerase/dehydratase family protein, with the translated sequence MNLKFNDQSITVAIVGCGGFIGCHLLDAILTRTQWRVFGVDLDFYRIQHRLNDERCEFMVADLADKRVVERIAKYPVVVNLAAICTPSRYMAEAPEVIRSNYDHPAALADACAKSGSWLIHFSTSEIYGRTSADSGLLVEDESELTFGPVTASRWSYATAKLLTERYIAGLKNLKWTVVRPFNFVGPYMDFMPGVDGSGIPRVLANFSSALVRGEPLKLVNGGVAKRSFTSVFDAVDFMFALFEAGFSANAVGMNSCAVKNVSSATENVAEKTPLSQAFNIGNPDNELTIAELAYKMRHIFAEIKGVRVDSIPEPEVVSGVEYYGEGYEDSMRRLPSVEKAERLLGFKAKTPIDVVLRESLTWFVNHYGSELLS
- a CDS encoding TIGR02171 family protein, whose protein sequence is MRFYILGLSCLFFLACSESGSHSSSTDNLDDLPAFLEGLLPIPASNANVTLGTDNENAKPSERPQMKVEFDYNFYMAKSEVTCGEFDSLMRTETGLVLKCSNDSLPATDISYYDAVLFANAKSKAAGKDTAYTYSKSSFDEEKHCTGLESLVFSPEKEAFRLPTEAEWVFAANKFGKKKNSWTSDNSGYELHPVCAKATKKNELCDIMGNALEFVNDWMGNFRDTTYLNYVGASEGRAIGQRVVKGGSYRDASGAINLYSRGDIYTVTSGTRAEYVGFRLAYGAIPNASWAGDEGTDQTGTMKAVANFTRVRSLVGSFRVKLAFRNEVSGNLVFIDYSNGFSNIMEIKDTIEVYHPEISPDGRRVVFCTGLEGTSSKSQVYVRDLADAGTGLQKLDFENAAIPRWRILPDGDTVIVFVSDAGDNSVDATFKKKSTWQVSFAGEKFGTPQKLFDGAYHGGVSTDGSLAVSGSKLLRARITPSKGSARDTVWYNGEQACNVSLAKDDSHRTLFLDFGSETGRKFVGKSYRVHERILIADKKGKLIKSVASPKGFTFDHTEWVSGLKDYAIVTLVNVNDAHAKIALVNLETSDIVELVEGDELWHPSFWVSPMNAAHYDELDLDSAGMYYVGQDAPLITHKMNGFWAVSDTVEIVALGSSRVSSGFVAQEVESGYAFNMATIPNDMDVIGTLADNYVLPHCKKLKYLIVSLDFDLWYKKKGENFNKNVSGNIGFEYDKSHSYWKDGVPSQYKELNAVYTNGIDYLRDLMNENHGWIWLESAGWTVGGYNENPIVEDSTWSDSRAYTKDMDRLKNLIAATKEKDVVLIGVVFPQSPYYKTTGSYGRHGMRRSTAKSLIDSLENWQKKYSNFVFVDENKMGDHDYTDEMAYDYDHLSYVGGQRLTRKLDSLIQSMK
- a CDS encoding queuosine precursor transporter, giving the protein MIASIFVFFGGLVAFFRFFGKQGIFAWTVIATIAANIEVLILVHAFGLDTTLGNVIFASSFLATDMMSEIYGKKEASRCVKIGILANVTFILISQSWFLYIPAAGDTMAEPIRTVFSNTPRVMLASLFAYAVCEAYDVWAYHAVWKWSEKKFGNRKGFLWLRNNGSTLVSQLINVVVFNLLAFAGVFPWNTIGEILVFGYGIFIVTSLMDTPFVYLARRISEKHPELLKD
- the queF gene encoding preQ(1) synthase, whose amino-acid sequence is MRSEAELEGVTLLGNNKTQYKTTYSPEVLEKFPNKHPGNDYMVTFNCPEFTSLCPKTGQPDFAEIKINYIPDQYLVESKSLKLYMFSFRNHGDFHEDCVNIIMKDLVKLLDPKYIEVEGIFMPRGGISLYPFANYGKPGTEFEAIAKNRLFSAIDRRR
- a CDS encoding endo-1,4-beta-xylanase codes for the protein MSIKSTVFKALAFTFAASTFSFAGVGMADGASKFLGNTTTFGEIPDDFGTYWNQITAEYECTWINVEKERGKYDWSGCDLAYNWAKANNAHFTFHTLLWGSLKPEWLNKLDVNETKKAFTDWLDAVKEHYPDLEMIEVVNEAVKTSNNYHSNFKTSKLIEALGGNDDDYKFVVTAFKMARERWPEAILIYNDYNTILWQKNEGIDLIKKIKAQGAPVDAYGMQFHETTLQGSGYQCLRSTTLKRVLHEAHEQTGLPIYITQYDVGTNNDDFQKECYQEHIPLLMETEYVKGITLWGYVYGKTWLTEGNSGLIKDGVERPALTWLKEYFKNPNAVRYGRGIADGAYKHLGNMIADNQEIPEDFQAYWNQVSPENACTWTVIEKERGKYDWTGCDNVYYWAQTKNVPFNFRSLLWGTHTPNWLYNLDVDETKKAVENWFDKAAMRYPEPYMIEVVNGGSRDSYGHYHSGFGSGNKIIEALGGDNDDYKFIATAFKMARKRWPKAILTLNDYDDYGWKNNQGAEVIKKIQEQGAPVDAYQIIFAPLVQGSGPEAQCFSSERIQSGIQEIYDKIKLPLFITEYSVGTSSDSLQKACYSEHIPLFMESEYIAGVALNESNPGLIKDGVDRHAMTWLKEYFNEHFYDSKNMWYEKGIERHPLDSLDSIALEQPIAIGDNGGKFGNKIRLEQNSLQNYDVFDVQGVRLGKLSAYSFNDASTKLKSASNAKTSGIYFLLSRTTGKMQSVRVAR